The following are from one region of the Hydrogenophaga sp. BPS33 genome:
- a CDS encoding SDR family NAD(P)-dependent oxidoreductase, translating to MNNPSAKPVCVVTGSSSGIGAATALLFAQQGHNVVINYVKKAEPAQNMAEQCREAGADVLVVQGDVADDAQCRALADAVRHRWGRADVLVNNAGISTKFADIKDLDALSEHDFEATYRVNVIGAYQMSRALAPLLKAGPLSAIVNISSLAGRMGAGSSIAYACSKGALNTLTLALARSLAPQVRVNAILPGMIDGDWMRNGLGPEVFEQRRQRWESRALLNAVMSVQDVARTAHWLATGATKSTGQLIDIEAGFVLG from the coding sequence ATGAACAACCCTTCTGCAAAGCCCGTCTGTGTCGTGACAGGTTCCTCCTCCGGCATCGGTGCGGCCACGGCGCTTTTGTTCGCTCAACAAGGGCACAACGTGGTCATCAACTACGTGAAAAAGGCCGAGCCGGCGCAAAACATGGCCGAGCAATGCCGTGAAGCCGGGGCCGATGTGCTGGTGGTGCAGGGTGACGTGGCGGACGACGCGCAGTGCCGCGCGCTGGCCGATGCCGTGCGCCATCGCTGGGGTCGTGCCGATGTGCTGGTCAACAACGCGGGCATCTCCACGAAGTTCGCCGACATCAAGGACCTGGACGCGTTGTCGGAGCACGACTTTGAAGCCACCTACCGCGTCAACGTCATTGGCGCGTACCAGATGTCGCGGGCGCTGGCACCCCTGCTCAAGGCGGGCCCGCTGTCGGCCATTGTCAATATCTCGTCGCTCGCCGGCCGCATGGGCGCCGGCTCGTCGATCGCCTATGCCTGCTCCAAGGGCGCGCTGAACACCCTGACCCTTGCGTTGGCCCGGTCGCTGGCGCCGCAGGTGCGGGTCAACGCCATCCTGCCCGGCATGATCGACGGCGACTGGATGCGCAATGGCCTGGGTCCCGAGGTGTTCGAGCAGCGCCGCCAGCGCTGGGAATCGCGCGCCTTGCTCAACGCGGTGATGAGCGTGCAGGACGTGGCCCGCACGGCCCACTGGCTCGCCACCGGGGCCACCAAGAGCACCGGGCAGCTCATCGACATCGAGGCGGGCTTCGTGCTCGGTTGA
- a CDS encoding class I adenylate-forming enzyme family protein → MSIPNAVPDTPAFVSFAQAIAAHAAAQPDHLAFQVDDRALSWRDFHEQVVQVARALAADGMGAGDKVALIGLSSLAYIECFFGAVAARACAVPLPASASVAALEAMVRDSGARLLFLDPDTGPAIAELAQRLASHGVVRVIPFGNAGSDGAAFAAWRAKGADSQQALPRAQADDAFNIIYSSGTTGVPKGIVHAHGMRQRQASRKGFAFSPTSRSLLSTPLYSNTTIMPMLGAVANGGACILMRKFDAGRFIAMATAHRATHTMLVPVQVQRILAHPDFAGSDLSALALSQTTGAPMDAALKREILARWPGRFLEVYGLTEGGVTCLLEMREHPDKLHTVGKAAPGTDVFLIDDAGQRLTPGESVTGEVVGRSPFMMVGYHHRPDADAQMRWFDAEGRVYHRSGDIGRFDADGFLTLLDRKKDVIISGGNNIYAADLEAVLAGHADVLEAAVIGVPSPQWGETPLALVVLQSGATLGADALRDWANSQLGKTQRLSAVELLPELPRNALGKLSKKELRAPYWHATSEIQTKTERQAAP, encoded by the coding sequence ATGAGCATCCCGAACGCAGTCCCCGACACCCCGGCCTTCGTGTCGTTTGCCCAGGCGATCGCCGCGCACGCTGCTGCCCAGCCGGACCACTTGGCGTTCCAGGTGGACGATCGTGCCCTGAGTTGGCGCGACTTTCACGAACAGGTGGTGCAGGTCGCGCGGGCGCTGGCGGCCGACGGCATGGGCGCGGGCGACAAGGTGGCGCTGATCGGTTTGTCCTCGCTGGCTTACATCGAATGTTTCTTCGGTGCCGTGGCGGCGCGCGCCTGCGCCGTGCCGCTGCCGGCCTCGGCCAGCGTGGCGGCGCTGGAGGCAATGGTGCGCGACAGCGGCGCCCGGCTGCTGTTTCTGGACCCCGACACGGGCCCGGCGATTGCCGAGTTGGCGCAGCGCCTGGCTTCCCATGGCGTGGTGCGGGTGATCCCGTTTGGCAACGCCGGCAGCGACGGCGCTGCTTTTGCGGCCTGGCGGGCAAAGGGCGCGGACAGTCAACAAGCCTTGCCACGCGCCCAAGCGGACGATGCGTTCAACATCATCTACAGCTCGGGCACCACCGGCGTGCCCAAGGGCATCGTGCACGCGCACGGCATGCGCCAGCGCCAGGCCAGCCGCAAGGGGTTTGCCTTCTCGCCCACCAGCCGTTCGCTGTTGTCCACGCCGCTCTATTCGAATACCACGATCATGCCGATGCTGGGTGCGGTGGCCAATGGCGGCGCCTGCATTCTCATGCGCAAGTTCGACGCCGGCCGCTTCATCGCCATGGCCACGGCGCACCGCGCCACCCACACCATGCTGGTGCCGGTGCAGGTCCAGCGCATCCTGGCGCACCCCGATTTCGCCGGCAGCGACCTTTCTGCGCTCGCCCTCAGCCAGACCACCGGCGCGCCGATGGACGCAGCTTTGAAGCGCGAGATTCTGGCCCGCTGGCCCGGGCGCTTCCTGGAGGTGTATGGCCTCACGGAAGGCGGCGTGACCTGCCTGCTGGAGATGCGCGAGCACCCCGACAAGTTGCACACCGTGGGCAAGGCCGCGCCCGGCACCGACGTGTTTCTGATCGACGACGCCGGCCAGCGGCTCACGCCCGGTGAGAGCGTCACCGGCGAGGTGGTCGGGCGCTCGCCCTTCATGATGGTCGGGTACCACCACCGCCCGGATGCCGACGCGCAGATGCGCTGGTTCGACGCCGAAGGGCGCGTGTACCACCGCTCGGGCGACATCGGGCGCTTCGACGCCGACGGTTTCCTCACGCTGCTGGACCGCAAGAAGGACGTGATCATCTCGGGGGGCAACAACATCTACGCCGCCGATCTCGAAGCCGTACTGGCAGGTCACGCCGACGTGCTCGAGGCCGCCGTGATCGGCGTGCCCAGCCCGCAATGGGGCGAGACGCCGCTGGCGCTGGTGGTGCTCCAGTCCGGGGCCACGCTCGGCGCCGACGCGTTGCGCGACTGGGCCAACAGCCAACTGGGAAAAACGCAGCGCCTGTCCGCCGTGGAGCTGCTGCCCGAACTGCCGCGCAACGCTTTGGGAAAGCTGTCCAAGAAAGAACTTCGCGCGCCGTACTGGCACGCGACCTCCGAAATCCAAACCAAAACCGAAAGGCAGGCTGCTCCATGA
- a CDS encoding MaoC family dehydratase has product MSAVAVERAADLAAYVGQPLGVSGWITLDQAKIDAFAELTGDDHWIHIDVERAAQEMPQGKTIVHGFLVLALIPFLQRSVFSIRQRGKGLNYGCNRVRFISPVPVGSRVRLRQSLQACVAVEGGTRFTFDCTVDIDGQERPALVAETLVQIFDR; this is encoded by the coding sequence GTGAGCGCCGTCGCCGTGGAGCGCGCCGCCGATCTGGCCGCCTACGTCGGCCAGCCGCTGGGCGTGAGCGGCTGGATCACGCTGGACCAGGCCAAGATCGACGCCTTTGCCGAACTCACGGGGGACGACCACTGGATCCACATCGATGTGGAGCGTGCCGCGCAGGAAATGCCGCAAGGCAAAACCATCGTGCATGGCTTTCTGGTGCTCGCACTGATCCCGTTTCTGCAGCGCAGTGTCTTCAGCATCCGCCAGCGCGGCAAAGGCCTCAACTACGGCTGCAACCGGGTGCGCTTCATCAGCCCCGTGCCGGTGGGCTCGCGGGTGCGCTTGCGCCAATCCCTCCAGGCGTGCGTGGCGGTGGAGGGCGGCACACGCTTCACGTTCGACTGCACCGTTGACATTGACGGGCAGGAGCGGCCCGCACTCGTTGCCGAGACCCTCGTTCAGATCTTCGACCGATGA
- a CDS encoding MaoC/PaaZ C-terminal domain-containing protein: MNETWESPPTVVTAEEIVAFGHDFDPQPMHIDAAQAAQGPFKTLIASGWHVAAISWREFHRAGGYGGTPVVGLGVDELRWHRPVRAGDVITVHREVIELRRSGSSPTHGIVRTRVSVRTQNGETAMTLLTASRIPCREVHP, from the coding sequence TTGAACGAAACCTGGGAGAGCCCGCCCACCGTGGTCACTGCCGAAGAAATCGTGGCGTTTGGCCACGACTTTGATCCACAGCCCATGCACATCGACGCGGCCCAGGCGGCGCAGGGGCCTTTCAAGACTTTGATCGCGAGCGGCTGGCATGTGGCCGCCATCTCCTGGCGCGAATTCCACCGCGCGGGTGGCTACGGCGGCACGCCGGTGGTCGGTCTTGGTGTGGATGAGCTGCGCTGGCACCGGCCGGTGCGTGCGGGTGATGTGATCACCGTCCACCGCGAGGTGATCGAGTTGCGCCGCTCGGGCTCCAGCCCCACGCACGGTATCGTGCGCACCCGGGTGAGCGTGCGCACGCAAAACGGCGAGACCGCGATGACGCTGCTCACCGCCAGCCGCATTCCCTGCCGCGAGGTACACCCGTGA
- a CDS encoding DNA-binding transcriptional regulator, with translation MSSSPPVRAVVRAIDLLQALNRQAVSTLDVLHAQTGMPKPTLVRLLQTFENRGIVKHAPQHGAYFLTSGVRSLSSGYHSEPMIVEAAAPLMDELTLRVKWPTAVAMLDHSAMVVRYSTIPLSPLSMRHSTINFRLSLVTRALGRAYLAFCPSDQQEALLKDIQTSPHQPEDEAVRDRGALDHVLAKVHDAGYALRDPTVVPATNTLAVPVFDTHGVAATLGMTFFSSTMKPEQAVERYLADLQAVARQVSGRLKELQATA, from the coding sequence ATGAGTTCGTCGCCCCCCGTGCGGGCCGTGGTGCGCGCCATCGACCTGCTACAGGCGCTCAACCGCCAGGCGGTGTCGACACTGGACGTGCTGCATGCGCAGACCGGGATGCCCAAGCCGACGCTGGTGCGCCTGCTACAGACCTTCGAGAACCGGGGCATCGTCAAGCACGCACCGCAACATGGCGCCTATTTCCTCACCTCGGGCGTGCGGTCGCTCTCGTCGGGCTACCACAGCGAACCCATGATCGTGGAAGCGGCTGCGCCCTTGATGGACGAGCTGACCCTGCGTGTGAAATGGCCCACGGCCGTGGCCATGCTCGACCACAGCGCCATGGTGGTGCGTTACAGCACGATCCCGCTCTCGCCCCTGTCCATGCGCCACTCGACGATCAACTTTCGGCTCAGCCTGGTGACCCGCGCGCTGGGCCGGGCCTATCTGGCGTTCTGCCCCTCCGACCAACAGGAAGCCCTGCTCAAGGACATCCAGACTTCGCCCCACCAGCCCGAGGACGAGGCCGTGCGCGACCGGGGTGCGCTGGACCATGTCCTGGCCAAGGTCCACGACGCGGGCTATGCCTTGCGCGACCCCACGGTGGTGCCCGCCACCAATACACTGGCGGTGCCGGTGTTCGATACCCACGGCGTGGCCGCCACCCTGGGGATGACCTTCTTCTCCTCGACCATGAAGCCGGAACAAGCGGTCGAGCGCTACCTGGCCGACCTGCAAGCCGTCGCCCGCCAGGTCAGCGGACGCCTGAAGGAGCTGCAGGCGACCGCTTAA
- a CDS encoding efflux RND transporter periplasmic adaptor subunit: MPFTATTSVDFSTSPVAAYPYGAGRSMRLRWTALGFVLAGVATLAACSGKDASSATAPPPPPGVGYITIEPKAQGLHTDLTGRTKASQSAEVRPQVSGILQKRLFTEGAIVKAGQPLYQIDSRSLQAAVSSAEAALAKARASAQTSKANAARNAELVKIDAISRQANDESQAQAAQGAADVAVAQAALENARINLQYSSILAPISGQIDLSTVLPGALVTANQTQALTTISQLDPILVDITQSSAELLELRRQWQAGVFGKVEGSGAKVRLILEDGSRYPHVGTLQFTGTSVSQTTGAITLRATVPNPERVLMPGMYVRAQLATGEASEAVVIPQPALRRDPAGNPSVQVINAENKIEKRPIKLGQALGSQWMVTEGLARGDRVMVDGFQKARVGQNVTPLEMRMEGGRVVTAQATADAGPGKAPAKATPAP, encoded by the coding sequence ATGCCATTCACTGCCACGACCTCTGTCGACTTCTCCACCTCCCCGGTCGCCGCGTATCCGTACGGCGCGGGCCGGTCCATGCGCCTTCGCTGGACCGCGCTGGGATTCGTGTTGGCCGGTGTGGCGACCTTGGCCGCCTGCAGCGGCAAGGACGCCTCCAGCGCCACGGCCCCACCGCCGCCACCCGGTGTCGGCTACATCACGATCGAGCCGAAAGCCCAGGGGCTGCACACCGACCTCACCGGCCGCACCAAGGCCTCGCAAAGCGCGGAAGTCCGGCCTCAGGTGTCGGGCATTCTGCAAAAAAGGCTGTTCACTGAAGGGGCCATCGTCAAGGCCGGGCAGCCGCTCTATCAGATCGACTCACGCTCGCTGCAAGCGGCGGTGTCCAGCGCCGAAGCCGCGCTGGCCAAGGCGCGGGCTTCGGCTCAGACCTCCAAAGCCAACGCCGCGCGCAACGCCGAATTGGTGAAGATCGACGCCATCAGCCGCCAGGCCAACGACGAAAGCCAGGCCCAGGCGGCCCAGGGCGCGGCCGATGTCGCCGTCGCGCAGGCAGCGCTGGAAAATGCCCGCATCAACCTGCAATACAGCAGCATCCTGGCGCCCATCAGCGGCCAGATCGACCTGTCCACCGTGCTGCCCGGAGCCCTGGTCACGGCCAACCAGACGCAAGCCCTCACCACCATCAGCCAGCTCGACCCGATCCTGGTCGACATCACCCAGTCCAGCGCCGAGCTGCTGGAACTTCGGCGGCAATGGCAGGCCGGCGTGTTCGGCAAAGTCGAGGGCAGTGGTGCCAAAGTGCGCCTGATTCTCGAAGACGGCAGCCGCTACCCCCACGTCGGCACCTTGCAATTCACCGGCACCAGCGTGAGCCAGACCACCGGCGCGATCACCCTGCGCGCCACCGTGCCCAACCCGGAGCGCGTGCTCATGCCGGGCATGTATGTGCGCGCGCAACTGGCCACCGGAGAGGCGAGCGAGGCCGTCGTGATTCCTCAGCCAGCGCTGCGGCGCGACCCGGCGGGCAACCCGAGCGTGCAGGTCATCAACGCCGAGAACAAGATCGAGAAGCGCCCGATCAAGCTGGGCCAGGCACTGGGCTCGCAGTGGATGGTCACCGAAGGCCTGGCGCGCGGCGACCGCGTCATGGTCGACGGCTTCCAGAAAGCCCGCGTCGGCCAGAACGTGACACCGCTGGAGATGCGCATGGAGGGCGGCCGGGTGGTGACCGCCCAGGCCACGGCGGATGCGGGTCCCGGCAAGGCGCCGGCCAAGGCCACGCCGGCGCCCTGA